The region GGCACGATTGATCGCGAAGCACATCGGCGAGCACATCCCCGGCAACCCGAACGTGATCGTGGAGAACCAGGAAGGGGCCGGGAGCATGGTTGCCGCCAATAACGTCTTCAACACGGCGAAGCCGGACGGGCTGACCCTCGGCGCCTTCAGCGAGGTGCAGGTGGTCAACCAACTCACCAAGATGGACGGCGTGCAGTTCGACGCGCGCAAGTTCGGATGGCTGGGCAGCGCCATTCACGCGCCCGTCGTGTGCACCATCCGGGCGGACTCACCCTACCAGACCGCGCAGGACTTGCTGCGGAAGGATCTGCCGCCGCTGCTGCTCGGGGGAACGGCGCCCGGCGCCGACACCGACGACTTCCCGAAGATCCTCGCGGCGACGCTGGGCGCGAACATTCGGCTCGTGAGCGGGTACGCGGGATCAAGCCCGGTGCGCCTCGCGACGGAGAGCCACGAAGTCGATGGGCTGTGTTGGGGCTGGACGTCCGTGACGTCCACCGCCAGCCAGTGGCTCGAAAACAACTTCGTCACCGTGCCCATCTACCAGGCCCCACAGCGCGACGAGTATCTGCTGGCGCGCTTCCCGAACGCGCAGCGAGCGGAAGACCTGGCGACGGATGAGCAGAGCAAGGCG is a window of Chloroflexota bacterium DNA encoding:
- a CDS encoding tripartite tricarboxylate transporter substrate-binding protein, giving the protein MVKRRIRLVACLIAVALAVACGPRAAAPAAGAAPGSPAPAGQSVADFYKGKTITIIVGFAPGGGYDTTARLIAKHIGEHIPGNPNVIVENQEGAGSMVAANNVFNTAKPDGLTLGAFSEVQVVNQLTKMDGVQFDARKFGWLGSAIHAPVVCTIRADSPYQTAQDLLRKDLPPLLLGGTAPGADTDDFPKILAATLGANIRLVSGYAGSSPVRLATESHEVDGLCWGWTSVTSTASQWLENNFVTVPIYQAPQRDEYLLARFPNAQRAEDLATDEQSKALIRAGTAASTMQKPLAAPPGVPADRLKALQDAYWATVTDPAFLADAQQAKLDIDPNTGDQTLAIVEGILNTPPELAQRLAEIRR